In one window of Zhihengliuella sp. ISTPL4 DNA:
- a CDS encoding P1 family peptidase: MTPPSSSSSRPRLADLGVPSGAFSRGAENAITDVPGVRVGHATLHGDGLHTGVTAIVPDALTAERRSLPANLSVGNGFGKLVGATQLRELGALETPILLTSTLSVFRVADALLGHLLATPAHARTTTLNPVVGETNDGFLSDIRRRAVGEAQVTEALAAAAPGAVAEGGVGAGAGTVALGYKGGIGTASRLVEVAGSAYTVGALVQTNFSGTLRIAGVPLPAEELLAEVPAQPVGNSCMIVVATDAPVDGRQLGRVANRAVFAMRGVGADYAQGSGDYAIAFSVHEERRPVADDDLSPLFAATMDAVEEALINSVLAAETTAGPEGRTAHAVPIDRVHERLARAGAV, translated from the coding sequence ATGACACCGCCGTCGTCCTCGTCCTCCCGTCCCCGTCTCGCCGACCTCGGCGTGCCGTCCGGAGCCTTCTCGCGCGGCGCGGAGAACGCGATCACCGACGTCCCCGGTGTGCGGGTGGGGCACGCCACGCTGCACGGCGACGGTCTGCACACGGGCGTGACGGCGATCGTCCCCGATGCCCTCACCGCAGAGCGCCGCAGCCTTCCCGCGAACCTCTCCGTGGGCAACGGCTTCGGCAAACTCGTCGGCGCCACACAGCTCCGGGAGCTCGGGGCGCTGGAGACGCCGATCCTGCTGACCTCGACGCTGTCCGTGTTCCGCGTCGCGGATGCGCTGCTCGGGCACCTGCTGGCGACGCCGGCGCACGCACGGACGACCACGTTGAACCCGGTGGTGGGCGAGACGAACGACGGATTCCTCTCCGACATCCGTCGCCGAGCCGTAGGAGAGGCGCAGGTGACGGAGGCACTGGCTGCGGCCGCTCCGGGTGCAGTTGCGGAGGGAGGCGTGGGCGCCGGAGCCGGGACCGTCGCCCTCGGGTACAAGGGCGGCATCGGCACGGCCTCGCGTCTGGTCGAGGTCGCGGGGAGTGCGTACACCGTCGGCGCTCTCGTGCAGACGAACTTCAGCGGCACCCTGCGGATCGCCGGGGTCCCGCTGCCCGCCGAGGAGCTGCTCGCCGAAGTTCCGGCACAACCCGTCGGTAACTCGTGCATGATCGTCGTCGCGACGGACGCCCCCGTCGACGGGCGGCAGCTCGGCCGCGTGGCCAACCGTGCCGTGTTCGCGATGCGCGGTGTCGGTGCGGACTATGCGCAGGGCAGTGGCGACTACGCCATCGCCTTCTCGGTGCACGAGGAGCGCCGTCCGGTGGCGGATGACGACCTCTCGCCGCTCTTCGCCGCGACGATGGACGCGGTCGAGGAGGCGCTGATCAACTCGGTGCTCGCCGCGGAGACCACGGCGGGCCCGGAGGGGCGGACGGCGCACGCGGTGCCGATCGATCGGGTGCACGAGCGTCTGGCTCGTGCCGGAGCCGTCTGA
- a CDS encoding serine hydrolase, translated as MIALPPLAPRVTWSIRLVDADTGETLAEQEPHTQCETASIGKIFLLLEVARRLEAGTLAEDDRIEIPDEHRVEDSGLLYRMHDQRITVHDAALLVGAVSDNLATNALIHLCGLEEVRAVAPELGYRDTALHDYIRNERTPDLPWTPSFGTAAELSDVMRRLGAGEAFSPAVSARVLDWLAADTDTSMTADAFLLDPLAHVETEYQGMVLRHKTGSVSFARVDVGLLRGPRAAVAYAVAANWKDSAADLRAPVLDGMRAVGELIRAHVTGRARDEEDA; from the coding sequence ATGATCGCTCTTCCGCCCCTCGCCCCCCGCGTCACCTGGTCGATCCGGCTCGTCGACGCCGACACCGGGGAGACCCTCGCCGAGCAGGAGCCGCACACGCAGTGCGAGACCGCGAGCATCGGCAAGATCTTCCTGCTCCTCGAGGTCGCTCGACGGCTGGAGGCGGGCACGCTCGCCGAGGACGACCGGATCGAGATCCCGGACGAGCACCGCGTCGAGGACTCCGGGCTCCTGTACCGCATGCACGACCAGCGCATCACGGTCCACGATGCGGCGCTCCTCGTCGGGGCGGTGAGTGACAACCTCGCCACGAACGCCCTGATCCACCTCTGTGGTCTGGAGGAGGTGCGGGCCGTCGCTCCGGAACTCGGATACCGCGACACCGCCCTGCACGACTACATCCGCAACGAGCGCACACCCGACCTACCATGGACGCCGTCGTTCGGCACCGCGGCCGAACTGTCCGACGTGATGCGCCGGCTCGGGGCCGGCGAGGCGTTCTCCCCCGCGGTGAGCGCACGGGTGCTGGACTGGCTCGCCGCCGACACCGACACGTCGATGACCGCCGACGCCTTCCTCCTCGATCCTCTCGCCCACGTCGAGACCGAATATCAGGGCATGGTGCTGCGCCACAAGACCGGCAGCGTGAGCTTCGCCCGCGTCGACGTCGGGCTGCTGCGGGGCCCGAGGGCCGCCGTCGCGTATGCGGTGGCGGCGAACTGGAAGGACTCTGCGGCCGATCTCCGCGCGCCCGTGCTCGACGGCATGCGCGCCGTGGGTGAGCTCATCCGCGCGCACGTCACCGGACGCGCACGAGACGAGGAGGACGCATGA
- a CDS encoding ABC transporter permease → MTTASPTIRSPRALAWHRRGTAFVDFCRQFAQHRAGMVGLVFLVIVALIAIFAPVIAPASMLDVTKLVDVQRFAPPSWEHPLGTDHQGREIWVRMVWGARVSLLVGLAATAMSMIIGTLVGLSAGHFTGFFGGLMMRIIDFFLVLPSLILAIVLSSVLSRGVWTIIIAIGLTSWAGTARVVRAQTLSVESRDYIERSRALGAGHWHIIMKHLLPGVLPLVLANTTLTVGSAIISESTLAFLGLGDTTLQSWGSILKNAMDVSAATSGYWWYVLVPGIAIVLVVLSFTLMGRAVENITNPTLRSR, encoded by the coding sequence ATGACCACGGCATCCCCGACCATCCGTTCGCCCCGTGCCCTGGCGTGGCACCGCCGCGGCACCGCCTTCGTCGACTTCTGCCGGCAGTTCGCCCAACACCGGGCGGGCATGGTGGGTCTCGTCTTCCTCGTGATCGTGGCGCTCATCGCGATCTTCGCCCCCGTGATCGCCCCCGCCAGCATGCTCGACGTCACGAAGCTCGTCGACGTGCAGCGCTTCGCCCCACCGTCCTGGGAGCATCCCCTCGGCACCGACCATCAGGGTCGCGAGATCTGGGTCCGCATGGTGTGGGGCGCCCGGGTGTCCCTGCTCGTCGGCCTCGCCGCCACGGCGATGTCGATGATCATCGGCACCCTCGTCGGCCTCTCGGCGGGCCACTTCACCGGCTTCTTCGGCGGGCTGATGATGCGCATCATCGACTTCTTCCTCGTGCTGCCGTCGCTGATCCTCGCGATCGTGCTGTCGTCGGTGCTGAGCCGCGGCGTCTGGACGATCATCATCGCGATCGGCCTGACCTCCTGGGCCGGTACCGCCCGCGTCGTCCGCGCGCAGACCCTGTCCGTCGAATCGCGCGACTACATCGAGCGCTCTCGGGCTCTCGGCGCCGGGCACTGGCACATCATCATGAAGCACCTCCTCCCCGGGGTGCTCCCGCTCGTGCTCGCCAACACGACGCTCACGGTCGGCTCGGCGATCATCTCCGAGTCCACCCTGGCGTTCCTCGGCCTCGGCGACACCACCCTGCAGTCCTGGGGCTCGATCCTGAAGAACGCGATGGACGTCTCCGCGGCGACCAGCGGCTACTGGTGGTACGTGCTCGTGCCCGGCATCGCCATCGTTCTCGTCGTGCTGTCGTTCACCCTGATGGGCCGTGCCGTCGAGAACATCACCAACCCGACGCTGAGGAGCCGCTGA
- a CDS encoding serine hydrolase: protein MSAIDVDLPDENGTVWSILVQDIDSGEVLLRHDPEAVQDTASVGKIFLLHRLLAEVDAGTRTLDERVTRRPVEAIEDSGLWYLLQASELSLYDVAALIGAVSDNAATNTLGRVIGIPTVQEHTRALGYTASALDDIVRWPIPPGAPKTLSHANAAELVRFMSRLADGTDLSPASADTLRRWLGAGMDLSMVASAFDLDPLAHWGFDRGIWLLNKTGTISRVRADTGIVMSPTRRIAYAVLANWDRGADGRGPVLAAMRRIGEGIHAALAG, encoded by the coding sequence ATGAGCGCGATCGACGTGGACCTCCCCGACGAGAACGGCACGGTGTGGTCGATCCTCGTCCAGGACATCGACTCCGGCGAGGTGCTGCTGCGTCATGACCCGGAGGCGGTGCAGGACACGGCGAGCGTCGGCAAGATCTTCCTCCTGCACCGCCTCCTCGCCGAGGTGGACGCCGGCACGCGGACTCTCGACGAGCGCGTGACCCGACGGCCGGTCGAGGCCATCGAGGACTCCGGGCTCTGGTACCTGCTGCAGGCGTCCGAGCTGTCGCTGTACGACGTGGCCGCGCTCATCGGTGCGGTGAGCGACAACGCCGCGACCAACACGCTGGGCCGCGTCATCGGCATCCCGACCGTGCAGGAGCACACCCGCGCCCTGGGCTACACCGCCTCGGCGCTCGACGACATCGTGCGGTGGCCGATCCCGCCCGGCGCCCCGAAGACGCTGTCGCACGCGAACGCTGCGGAGCTCGTGCGCTTCATGTCGCGACTGGCCGACGGGACAGACCTCTCCCCCGCCTCGGCCGACACGCTGCGCCGCTGGCTGGGCGCCGGCATGGACCTGTCCATGGTCGCCTCGGCCTTCGACCTCGACCCGCTCGCGCACTGGGGCTTCGACCGCGGCATCTGGCTGCTGAACAAGACCGGCACGATCTCCCGCGTCCGGGCCGACACCGGAATCGTCATGTCCCCCACCCGCCGGATCGCCTACGCCGTCTTGGCGAACTGGGACCGGGGCGCCGACGGACGCGGACCGGTGCTGGCCGCCATGCGCCGCATCGGCGAGGGTATCCACGCCGCGCTCGCCGGCTGA
- a CDS encoding ABC transporter substrate-binding protein: protein MRSLTAAAIASALLLAAPVGAAQAQSVSAATESPASDTTLRIATSGFVDTFNPFISIYLTPTNIIRYVYESLVQNDAEDGSPTKGLADSWEATDGGQTWTFTLQDDLVWSDGEPITSADVKYTYDQMMTVPALGTANGNLVSNFDSVETPDDKTVVITLKTPQAPNPGSEIPIVPKHIWEEVDDPTTFTNDADVVGSGPFVLDSYSANQSIVLKANENFWRGAPKIDAIQYVYYTNSDAQVQALKAGDVDLVTGLTPTQFSALEGVDGITTHSGEGRRYHSISINVGQQTRDNVPYGTGNAALKELEVRQAIRLGTDTATLLDKVLDGEGTLATSFIPASFPKWHLSDDDDVIVGFDPEAAQAKLDEAGWVPGADGIREKDGQRLSLRLLTDADDANEQSISDFFVPWMKDIGIEITVESTDSDTISAKATSGDYDLYFSGWSVNPDPDYQLGINTCMNLPTATDGTGGTTQDGYCNPEFDEMYAAQRSEIDAEKRQEIVHDMLALNYTDTAQVATWYANSLEAYRSDRFTGFTLQPKDGGIIANQAGYWGYLTVEPVEGATAGGTGTNTGLLIGGVVVGVVLIGGLIFFLIRRRNIADVE from the coding sequence GTGCGAAGTCTGACCGCCGCCGCGATCGCCTCCGCGCTCCTCCTCGCCGCTCCGGTCGGTGCCGCTCAGGCGCAGTCCGTCAGCGCCGCCACCGAATCCCCGGCCTCCGACACGACGCTCCGGATCGCCACCTCCGGGTTCGTGGACACGTTCAACCCGTTCATCTCGATCTACCTGACGCCGACGAACATCATCCGGTACGTCTACGAGTCGCTCGTGCAGAACGACGCCGAGGACGGCTCGCCCACGAAGGGCCTCGCCGACAGCTGGGAGGCGACCGACGGTGGTCAGACGTGGACCTTCACCCTCCAGGACGACCTCGTCTGGTCGGACGGTGAGCCGATCACCTCGGCCGATGTGAAGTACACGTACGACCAGATGATGACGGTGCCCGCGCTCGGCACCGCCAACGGCAACCTCGTCTCCAACTTCGACAGCGTCGAGACCCCGGACGACAAGACCGTCGTGATCACCCTGAAGACCCCGCAGGCCCCGAACCCCGGCTCGGAGATCCCGATCGTCCCGAAGCACATCTGGGAGGAGGTCGACGACCCGACGACCTTCACCAACGACGCCGACGTGGTCGGCTCCGGCCCGTTCGTCCTCGACAGCTACTCGGCCAACCAGTCCATCGTGCTGAAGGCGAACGAGAACTTCTGGCGGGGCGCCCCCAAGATCGACGCGATCCAGTACGTGTACTACACGAACTCGGACGCCCAGGTGCAGGCGCTCAAGGCGGGCGACGTCGACCTCGTCACGGGCCTCACCCCCACCCAGTTCTCGGCACTCGAGGGCGTCGACGGCATCACCACGCACTCCGGTGAGGGCCGCCGCTACCACTCGATCAGCATCAACGTCGGTCAGCAGACCCGCGACAATGTGCCCTACGGCACCGGCAACGCCGCGCTGAAGGAGCTCGAGGTGCGCCAGGCCATCCGTCTCGGCACCGACACGGCCACCCTCCTCGACAAGGTCCTGGACGGCGAGGGCACGCTCGCGACGAGCTTCATCCCGGCGTCCTTCCCGAAGTGGCACCTGTCGGACGACGACGACGTGATCGTGGGCTTCGACCCCGAGGCCGCGCAGGCGAAGCTCGACGAGGCGGGCTGGGTCCCCGGCGCGGACGGCATCCGCGAGAAGGACGGCCAGCGCCTGAGCCTGCGCCTGCTGACGGACGCGGACGACGCGAACGAGCAGTCCATCTCCGACTTCTTCGTCCCGTGGATGAAGGACATCGGCATCGAGATCACGGTCGAGTCCACCGACTCCGACACGATCAGCGCGAAGGCCACCTCCGGCGACTACGACCTGTACTTCAGCGGCTGGTCGGTCAACCCCGACCCCGACTACCAGCTGGGCATCAACACCTGCATGAACCTGCCGACCGCGACCGACGGCACCGGCGGCACCACGCAGGACGGGTACTGCAACCCGGAGTTCGACGAGATGTACGCCGCGCAGCGCTCCGAGATCGACGCGGAGAAGCGCCAGGAGATCGTGCACGACATGCTCGCGCTGAACTACACCGACACCGCCCAGGTCGCCACCTGGTACGCCAACTCGCTGGAGGCCTACCGCTCGGACCGCTTCACGGGCTTCACGCTGCAGCCGAAGGACGGCGGCATCATCGCCAACCAGGCCGGCTACTGGGGCTACCTGACCGTCGAGCCCGTCGAGGGGGCGACCGCCGGCGGCACCGGCACGAACACCGGACTCCTCATCGGAGGCGTCGTGGTGGGGGTGGTCCTCATCGGAGGGCTCATCTTCTTCCTGATCCGTCGCCGCAACATCGCCGACGTCGAATGA
- a CDS encoding ATP-binding cassette domain-containing protein has protein sequence MPDLIFDDVSIRYRTSGRSGRDEVAAVRHVSLTLPAGQTLGIAGESGSGKSTLAMSVLRLLPRNARLSGRVLLGDQDVATLSFGQLRAVRWAQTSIVFQGAMHSLNPVRTVGWQLMEALELHASDRWKGEKARKERVRELLDIVDLPQQKSESYPHELSGGQKQRVMIAMALACDPEVIIADEPTTALDVIVQKQILDMISRLVAERGISMLMISHDLSVLATACDRIAIMRDGELVEVGESYAVCTTPQEAYTRQLADAFPTIGDPASRMAPVTRHGRGADDVPEITHGDEVLLEARGVNVTYRSGGRPVHAVRDVDLSVRKGEIVALVGQSGSGKSTLARALMGLQPADSGSQILFDGAPIPSKGRDLARFRSQVQLVLQDPWAALNPKHSVYESVAEGLRVQRFPGDERERVAQSLADAELTPPERYFGAIPQELSGGQRQRVVIAGALAVQPQMLIADEPVASLDASVRGEILGLLLELRRRLGLSALVITHDLGLAWNIAHTVAVMYHGQIVEHGPTEEVLLNPQHEYTRHLLSAAPRIEEKTA, from the coding sequence ATGCCCGACCTGATCTTCGACGACGTCTCCATCAGGTACCGCACCTCCGGGCGGTCCGGGCGAGACGAGGTGGCGGCCGTGCGCCACGTCTCGCTCACCCTCCCCGCGGGGCAGACCCTCGGCATCGCCGGCGAGTCCGGGTCCGGGAAGTCCACGCTCGCCATGAGCGTCCTGCGGCTCCTGCCGCGCAACGCCCGGCTCAGCGGCCGCGTGCTGCTGGGCGACCAGGACGTCGCCACGTTGTCCTTCGGGCAGCTGCGCGCCGTGCGCTGGGCGCAGACGTCCATCGTGTTCCAGGGTGCGATGCACTCGCTCAACCCGGTCCGCACGGTCGGGTGGCAGCTCATGGAGGCGCTGGAGCTGCACGCCTCCGACCGATGGAAGGGCGAGAAGGCGCGCAAGGAGCGGGTGCGGGAGCTGCTCGACATCGTCGACCTGCCGCAGCAGAAGAGCGAGTCGTACCCGCACGAGCTCTCCGGCGGCCAGAAGCAGCGCGTCATGATCGCGATGGCCCTCGCCTGCGATCCCGAGGTCATCATCGCGGACGAGCCGACCACCGCGCTCGACGTGATCGTGCAGAAGCAGATCCTCGACATGATCTCGCGTCTGGTGGCGGAGCGCGGCATCTCGATGCTCATGATCAGCCACGACCTGTCGGTGCTCGCCACGGCGTGCGACCGGATCGCCATCATGCGCGACGGGGAGCTCGTCGAGGTCGGCGAGAGCTACGCGGTCTGCACCACCCCGCAGGAGGCGTACACGCGTCAGCTCGCCGACGCCTTCCCCACGATCGGCGACCCGGCCTCGCGGATGGCCCCGGTGACCCGGCACGGCCGTGGCGCGGACGACGTGCCGGAGATCACCCACGGCGACGAGGTGCTGCTGGAGGCCCGCGGCGTCAACGTCACCTACCGCTCCGGCGGGCGCCCCGTGCATGCGGTCCGCGACGTCGACCTCTCCGTGCGCAAGGGCGAGATCGTCGCTCTCGTCGGCCAGTCCGGCTCCGGCAAGTCGACCCTCGCCCGCGCGCTCATGGGACTCCAGCCCGCCGACTCAGGGTCGCAGATCCTCTTCGACGGCGCACCGATCCCGTCGAAAGGACGCGACCTCGCGCGGTTCCGCTCGCAGGTGCAGCTCGTGCTGCAGGACCCGTGGGCCGCGCTGAACCCGAAGCACAGCGTGTACGAGTCCGTGGCCGAGGGGCTGCGTGTGCAGCGCTTCCCCGGCGACGAGCGCGAACGCGTGGCGCAGAGCCTCGCGGACGCGGAACTCACCCCGCCGGAGCGGTACTTCGGCGCGATCCCGCAGGAGCTCAGCGGCGGGCAGCGGCAGCGTGTCGTCATCGCGGGTGCGCTCGCCGTGCAGCCGCAGATGCTCATCGCCGACGAACCCGTCGCCTCGCTCGACGCGTCCGTGCGCGGAGAGATCCTCGGACTCCTGCTGGAGCTGCGTCGCCGCCTCGGGCTCTCCGCCCTCGTGATCACGCACGACCTCGGCCTGGCCTGGAACATCGCCCACACGGTCGCGGTGATGTACCACGGACAGATCGTCGAGCACGGACCCACCGAAGAGGTGCTGCTGAACCCGCAGCACGAGTACACCCGGCACCTGCTGTCCGCGGCGCCGCGCATCGAGGAGAAGACGGCATGA
- a CDS encoding ABC transporter permease, which translates to MSNAVPPSTSAIATSAAAEEQPKGVGALRYFLVKLGGAAISLAMVILLGFFAFKILPGDPVASIARERGMSAEQADQLREQLGLNKPLWQQFVDYLGNVFTLNFGTSYVYRTSVSELIGQYFWNTILLTGTAAIIAIALGLWLGQKAAWKHGSTFDRIVSGTSLVFWSVPTFWLALLLLMIFGGTLHWFPTGGMVSPNPPTDPVGAVLDVISHMVLPVITMVAVVYAQYLMVMRSSLLEEMGADYLTTARAKGLREDLVRRRHAVPNALLPTVTLVFMHIGGLIAGAVTVETVFSWPGLGKLTFEAISGPDLPLLQGTFVVFSTIIIAMNLIADLIYRQLDPRVRRA; encoded by the coding sequence ATGTCCAACGCGGTTCCCCCGTCCACCTCCGCCATCGCGACGAGCGCCGCGGCCGAGGAGCAGCCGAAGGGCGTCGGCGCCCTCCGCTACTTCCTGGTCAAGCTCGGCGGCGCGGCCATCAGCCTGGCGATGGTGATCCTCCTCGGATTCTTCGCCTTCAAGATCCTGCCGGGCGATCCGGTCGCCTCGATCGCCCGGGAGCGCGGGATGAGCGCCGAGCAGGCCGACCAGCTGCGCGAGCAGCTCGGTCTGAACAAGCCCCTGTGGCAGCAGTTCGTCGACTACCTCGGCAACGTCTTCACGCTGAACTTCGGCACGAGCTACGTCTACCGCACGTCGGTGTCCGAGCTCATCGGCCAGTACTTCTGGAACACGATCCTCCTCACCGGCACGGCGGCGATCATCGCGATCGCCCTCGGCCTCTGGCTCGGACAGAAGGCGGCCTGGAAGCACGGCTCCACCTTCGACCGCATCGTCTCCGGCACATCGCTCGTGTTCTGGTCGGTGCCGACCTTCTGGCTGGCCCTGCTGCTCCTGATGATCTTCGGCGGCACGCTGCACTGGTTCCCGACGGGAGGCATGGTCTCCCCCAACCCGCCCACCGATCCGGTCGGCGCGGTCCTGGACGTGATCTCGCACATGGTGCTCCCGGTGATCACGATGGTCGCGGTCGTGTACGCGCAGTACCTCATGGTGATGCGCAGCTCACTCCTCGAGGAGATGGGCGCCGACTACCTCACCACTGCTCGGGCCAAGGGCCTCCGGGAAGACCTCGTCCGCCGTCGGCACGCCGTCCCCAACGCGCTCCTGCCCACCGTCACCCTCGTCTTCATGCACATCGGCGGTCTCATCGCCGGGGCCGTCACGGTGGAGACGGTGTTCTCCTGGCCCGGGCTCGGGAAGCTCACCTTCGAGGCCATCTCCGGCCCCGACCTCCCGCTCCTGCAGGGCACCTTCGTGGTGTTCTCCACGATCATCATCGCGATGAACCTCATCGCGGACCTCATCTACCGGCAGCTCGACCCGAGGGTGAGGCGCGCATGA
- a CDS encoding M20/M25/M40 family metallo-hydrolase — MTTLSAVRDGDHPSDDIIALVRELVLIETPSRDTEASARIADLLSAWFAGVGGSVQRIPHELGTDLVIDVPGTGDPVLLIGHTDTVWPVGTLADDLPWTEDGDVVRGPGAYDMKAGIVVMLEALRHLQSVPLEQRRAVRIVLVADEEIGSPVSGPLLAERARGASCAIGFESPHPDGALKVGRRGSARVRIAVTGRAAHAALDPEHGVSAIDELVDQLLLARAIVADPELPSPVLCNVGVIDGGARTNVVPAHAAAEIGLRFRDPDSEQRVLTALQELAPVRPGARLEVAVLSARPAWQASAEDTDLLARIAAAGAALGQHVDGRPAAGAGDTNLLGGKGLPTVDGFGPRGGGAHALDEHFLRSSLHERIALLRAVLTVPAE, encoded by the coding sequence GTGACGACTCTCTCGGCAGTGCGCGACGGGGACCATCCTTCCGACGACATCATCGCACTCGTGCGCGAACTCGTGCTGATCGAGACGCCGAGCCGCGACACGGAGGCGAGCGCCCGCATCGCCGACCTGCTGTCCGCCTGGTTCGCCGGCGTCGGCGGCAGCGTCCAGCGGATCCCGCACGAGCTCGGGACCGATCTCGTCATCGACGTCCCCGGTACCGGAGACCCGGTTCTCCTCATCGGCCACACCGATACCGTCTGGCCGGTCGGCACCCTGGCGGACGACCTGCCGTGGACCGAGGACGGGGATGTCGTGCGCGGCCCCGGTGCCTACGACATGAAGGCCGGCATCGTGGTGATGCTCGAGGCCCTGCGGCACCTGCAGTCCGTGCCGCTCGAACAGCGGCGCGCCGTGCGGATCGTGCTCGTCGCGGACGAGGAGATCGGCTCCCCCGTCTCGGGCCCCCTGCTCGCGGAACGGGCCAGGGGCGCGTCCTGCGCCATCGGATTCGAGTCCCCGCATCCCGACGGCGCCCTCAAGGTCGGCCGCCGCGGCAGTGCCCGGGTGCGCATCGCCGTCACCGGCCGCGCGGCCCACGCCGCACTCGATCCCGAGCACGGCGTCTCGGCGATCGACGAGCTCGTGGACCAGCTCCTCCTGGCCCGAGCGATCGTGGCCGACCCGGAGCTTCCGAGTCCGGTGCTGTGCAACGTCGGCGTCATCGACGGCGGCGCGAGGACCAACGTGGTGCCGGCGCACGCGGCGGCCGAGATCGGCCTCCGCTTCCGAGACCCGGACAGCGAGCAGCGCGTCCTCACCGCCCTCCAGGAACTGGCGCCGGTGCGCCCCGGCGCCCGCCTCGAGGTCGCCGTGCTGAGCGCCCGGCCCGCCTGGCAGGCCTCGGCGGAGGACACCGACCTCCTCGCCCGGATCGCCGCGGCCGGCGCCGCACTCGGCCAGCACGTCGACGGCCGCCCCGCGGCCGGCGCGGGCGACACGAACCTCCTCGGCGGAAAGGGTCTGCCGACCGTCGACGGCTTCGGCCCCCGGGGCGGCGGTGCGCATGCGCTGGACGAGCACTTCCTGCGCTCCTCCCTGCACGAACGCATCGCGCTCCTGCGTGCCGTGCTCACCGTCCCGGCGGAGTGA
- a CDS encoding S66 peptidase family protein — translation MSALTEAAVSPYLDTAPLQPGDTVAIVSPSGPGNEENTQRAVGYYESWGLKVRVGAHVLTPHPRASYLAGPDDLRRADLVDAWLDPDVDAVVAARGGYGALRLLDRIDWADMRRGALRKDGRPKLLTGSSDVTALHETWRAHLDVATLFCPMAGNNVFRDSEQVRDDVQRWLFEPWRGRELIGPKTEIMTPGRAEGRFTGGNLSLLAAGLGAPEADVPSPGILFLEDITEEPYRLDSFVTQLRRAGRLAQATGVVLGSWHECGDLDLVHALMRDEFQDAGVPVLWEQGFGHDPHALTIPLGVDGVLDATGAEPRLTVGRP, via the coding sequence ATGAGCGCCCTGACGGAGGCGGCGGTGTCGCCGTATCTCGACACGGCTCCCCTGCAACCCGGCGACACGGTGGCGATCGTCTCGCCGTCCGGTCCCGGCAACGAGGAGAACACCCAGCGCGCCGTCGGCTACTACGAGTCGTGGGGTCTGAAGGTCCGCGTGGGCGCGCACGTCCTCACGCCGCACCCGCGCGCGTCGTACCTCGCGGGGCCGGACGACCTCCGCCGCGCCGACCTCGTCGACGCCTGGCTCGATCCGGACGTGGACGCCGTCGTCGCGGCACGCGGCGGCTACGGCGCCCTGCGCCTCCTCGACCGCATCGACTGGGCCGACATGCGCCGCGGGGCGCTGCGCAAGGACGGACGACCGAAGCTGCTCACGGGCTCGTCCGACGTGACCGCGCTGCACGAGACGTGGCGCGCGCACCTCGACGTCGCGACGCTCTTCTGCCCCATGGCGGGCAACAACGTCTTCCGCGATTCGGAGCAGGTGCGCGACGACGTGCAGCGCTGGCTCTTCGAACCCTGGCGCGGACGGGAGCTCATCGGCCCGAAGACGGAGATCATGACGCCGGGCCGCGCCGAGGGGCGCTTCACCGGCGGCAACCTCAGCCTGCTGGCGGCTGGACTCGGCGCCCCGGAGGCGGACGTCCCCTCCCCCGGCATCCTGTTCCTGGAGGACATCACCGAGGAGCCGTACCGCCTGGACAGCTTCGTTACCCAGCTGCGGCGGGCGGGCCGCCTCGCACAGGCCACGGGTGTCGTGCTCGGCTCCTGGCACGAGTGCGGCGACCTCGACCTCGTCCACGCGCTCATGCGGGACGAGTTCCAGGATGCCGGCGTCCCCGTGCTGTGGGAGCAGGGCTTCGGACACGACCCGCACGCCCTGACCATCCCCCTGGGCGTCGACGGGGTGCTCGACGCGACCGGCGCCGAGCCCCGCCTCACGGTGGGACGGCCATGA